The DNA window AGCCACGCCCGGGAGATCGCCCGCTCCACCCTCCGCACCCATCTGCCCACGGCCCTGGAGCGCGGCGAGTTCTTCCTGGAGTACCAGCCGCTGGTCTCGCTGCGCGACGGCGGCGTGGTCGGCGCCGAGGCGCTGGTGCGCTGGCGCCATCCGCAGCACGGCACGCTCGGCCCGGACGCCTTCGTCCCGCTGGCCGAGCAGACCGGGCTGATCGTGCCGCTCGGCCGCTGGGTGCTGGAGGCCGCCTGCCGGCAGGCCCGCGCCTGGCAGCGGCAGCTGCCGGACATCCCGCTGCGGATCAATGTCAACCTGGCGCCGCGCCAGGCGCGTTCGCCGGAGCTGGTGCACGATGTGCTGCGTATCCTCAAGGAGGCCGAGCTGGACCCGGAGGTGCTCTGCCTTGAGGTCACCGAGAACGCCCTGATCGGCGCCGACGACCAGGCGCTGCACGCGCTGCGGCGGCTCACCGACCACGGGGTCACCATCGCGCTGGACGACTTCGGCACCGGCTACTCCAACTTCTCCCATCTGCACCGGCTGCCGGTCCACAGCCTCAAGATCGACCGGTCGCTGACCGGCGACCTGTCCGGTCCGGACCTGCCCGACCCGACCGCCGAGAAGATCCTCACCGCGCTGGTCTCGCTGGCCCGCGCACTCGGCCTCGCCGTGACCGCCGAGGGGGTCGAGACCGCCGACCAGGCCGACCGGCTGCGCGCGCTGGGCTGCGACACCGCCCAGGGGTGGCTCTATGGCCGCCCCGGCCCCGCCGAGCGGCTGCCCGCCCTGGCCGCCTCGGCCGTCCTGCCGTGCTGACCGCCGGGGCGGAGGTCAACCCCTCCGGCAGAAGCTGTTCATGACGATCAGTCTCCTTCTACGATGAAGAGCAGGCAACAGCCCGTCAGGACAGGATGGTTGGCATGGCCGACAGCGCTTCCGAAGTGGACCAGAGCAAGCCGAGCATCGCCCGGGTCTACGACTACCTGCTCGGGGGCAAGGACAACTTCGCCGCCGACCGGGTCATCGGCGACCACTTCAAGGTGGAGCTGCCCGGTTCGGTCGCCATCGCGTACACCAACCGCGCGGTGCTGACCCGGGCGGTCCGGGACATCGCGCTGACCACCGGCATCCGCCAGTTCATCGACATGGGCAGCGGGCTGCCCACCGCCGACAACGTCCACCAGGTCGCCCAGCGGCACCACCCGGGCTCCCGCGTGGTGTACGTCGACAACGACCCCATCGTGCTCGCCCACGGCCGCGCGCTGCTGGAGGAGAACGAGTACACCTGCGTCATCCAGGCGGACGTCCGCGAGCCCGAGGCGATAAGGAACCACCCTGACACCGTCGACCTGATCGACTTCGAGCAGCCGGTCGCCGTGATCCTCTCCGCCATCCTGCACCACGTCAACGACGAGGAGGACCCGGGCGCCATCGTCCGGTACTGGCGCGAGCAGGTCCCCTCGGGCAGCCACTTCTTCATCTCGCACTTCCGGTCCGGCGGAAACCCGGAGACCGCCGAGGCCGAGGCGATGCTCCAGGGCACCTTCGGCCGGGGCCGCTGGCGCACCGACGAGGAGATACACGCCCTCTTCGACGGCCTGGAGATCCTCGACCCCGGGGTGGCCACCTGCATGGCCTGGCGCCCGGACCCGACGGACGGCCTCTCCCACATCGGCGCGGCGCACCGCGAGCCCACCGTCTGGGAGCAGCTGATCGTCGCCGGTCTGGCCCGCAAGCCGTAGGCCGGCAGACCGGGTAGGCCCGCAGACCGGGTAGGCCGCCAGACCGGGTAGGCCGGCAGACCGGGTAGGTCCGCAGATCCAGCGGAGCGGTGGAACCTCCCCGGGGGCGGTCGTCAGCGCAGCTGCCAGGGGCCGGGCCGGACCCGGGGTGGCGGCTCCGGCGGCTGCCGCGTACCGGGCCGCAGCGGCACCGCGATCAGGGCCCCGAGGGCGAAGCCGATGACATGGGCGACATAGGCGACGCCGCCCGCGTTCCCGACGCCGTACCCGGCCGAGTAGAACGCCTGGAGGACGAACCAGAGCCCGAGCACCGCCCAGGCGGGCAGCCGCAGCGGGATGAAGAAGAGGAACGGCACCAGGCTCCACACCCTGGCCCTCGGATAGAGCACCAGATAGGCGCCGAGCACACCCGCGATGGCGCCGGAGGCGCCGATCAGCGGCGTCCCCGACGACGGGTCGAGCAGCGCGAAGCCGTACCCCGCCGCATATCCGCAGAGCAGGTAGAAGAGCAGGTAGCGGACCCGGCCGAGGCGGTCCTCGATGTTGTTGCCGAAGATCCAGAGAAAGAGCATATTGCCCAGCAGGTGCAGCCAGCTGCCGTGCACGAACATGGCGGTGAGCACCGACAGCGGCGGCGACTTGTCGTACCCCGGCGGGCCCAGGATGCAGCCGGGGCCCTGCGGGCCGACCGCCGTACCGCCGGTCGGGACCAGCGCGGGCAGCCGGTCGTGGATCAGCTCGCGCGGGACGGCACCCCAGCGGTCGGTGAAGGCCTCAAGCCGGCACAGCTCCCCCAGCGAGCCGCGCCCCAGCGGGGTGGAGACCACCCCGGGCGTCCGCAGGAAGACCACGACATTGAGGACGATCAGCGCATAGGTCACCCAGGGGGTGCGGCGCACCGGGTTGACATCGTGTACGGGTATGACCACATGTGCCCCCTGCCCGCGCCCGGCACGGGTGAACCGGTGCCCACCGCGCGCCACCCGGGCGGAGCTGTGACGATCGAAGGGGCACCCAGGAGGACCGGGAGGCCGGGAGGACCGGGAGGACCGGGAGGAAGGCGGCGATGATGGCGGAGCACGTGTGGCGGTCCCTGCCGGGCACCCCGTGCTGGGTCAGCCTGACGGCCCAGAGCCTGGAGACGGCGTGCGCGTTCTACGGGGCCCTGCTGGGCTGGGAGTTCCGTGACTCGCGGCAGGGGCGGCTGGGCCCGTATCTGGAGGCCACCGTCGAGGGCTCCCCGGTGGCCGGCATCGGGTCCATGGTGCAGAACGTGGGCTTTCCGGTCTCCTGGATGGTCTACTTCGGGGCGGTCAGCGCGGACGCGGCGGCGCAGTCGGTGCGCGAGTCGGGCGGGACGGTGGCGGTGGGGCCGCTGCGCTTCCAGGACGGCCGGGCGGCGATGGCGGCCGACCCGGCGGGCGCGTCCTTCGGGATCTGGCAGGGCGACAAGACCCCCGGCTGGCGGATGCGGCGCTCGCGGGGCGTGCCGGCCTGGATCGAGTTGCAGACCCGGGACGCCTTCGCGGCGGCGGTCTTCTACGGGGAGGTCTTCGGGTGGGGGGCCGACCCGGAGGGGCGCAGCGATGTGGCCTGGGAGCACGACCGGGTGGTGCTGCGGGTCGACGGCCACCCGGTGGCGGGGCTCTGCGGCGGCGCGGTGGAGGCCGCGCCCGACCCGCGCATCCGGCCCCGCTGGGATGTCTTCTTCGCGGTGCCCGACGTGGACGAGGCGGCCCGGCAGGCCACCGGGCTGGGCGGCGAGGTGGCGGGCCCGCCCACGGACACCCCGTACGGCCGGGTCGCGGCGCTGCGGGACAGCGAGGGCGGCCTGTTCCGCATCGCGGACCTGCGCGCCCCGGACGTCGCCCCGGGCACCGCACCCCGGCCCTATCCGTGACCTGTTGGGGTGTGTCGGGGGGACAGGGGGTGCGGCGGCCTGGGGGGTGGGCACGGCGGGCGCGGGTACGGCGGGCGTGGGGGCCGGGCGGGTCACTCGGGTGGCGCAGTGGGGCGGGAGTTCCGGGTGGGCCGTGGGGCCGCAGGTGGGGGCGGGCGGCGCGGTCGGGGGTGCGGCGGGAGGCGCCGTACAGCGATTGCGGTGGTCAGCGGCCGGGCGAGCATGGTCGTACGGGTGCCGAGCCGAGCGGACGGCTCTGCGCGCCCGCACTCCTGGGAGGACCACCGTGGGCCTGCTGACGCGTGACATAGCACTCGACCTCGGCACCGCCGCCACCCGGATCTACAACGCACACAGCGGGGTCACGGTCAATGAGCCCTCGGCGGTGGCCGTGAACACCACCACCGGACGCATCCTGGCCATCGGCGCCGAGGCGGGGCGGATGTGCGGCCGTACCCCCGCCCATGTGAAGGTGATCCGCCCGATGCGGGCCGGGAACATCGACGACTTCGAGGTGGCCGGGCGGATGCTGCATCATCTGCTGCTGCTGGCCGGGCACCGCGGCCCCGGCCGGACCCAGGCGGTGGTGTGCGCACCGTCGGACACCACCGGCGTGGGGCGCCGGGCCGTGCTGGACGCCTGCCGGGTGGTGGGCGTCGGCCGGGTACGGCTGATACCCAAGCCGGTCGCCGCCGCACTGGGCGCGGGACTGCCCGTGCAGGAGGCCACCGGGACGCTGATCGTGGACGTGGGCGCCGGGACGACCGAGATCGCGGTGCTCTGCCTGAGCGGGGTGGTGGCCGCCAGGTCGGTACCGGTCTCCGGGGACGCCCTGGACGAGGCGCTCCAGCACCATCTGCGCAAGCGCTACCAGTTGGACATCGGCCGGCACACGGCGGAGCAGCTGAAGCGGGGGCTGGCCGAGGCGGCGGGGGAGGGTCGGACGCTGCCGGTGCGGGGGCGGGACGCGGCCAGCGGGCTGCCGGTGACGCTGGCGTTGGAGATCGAGGAGGTCCGGGCGGCGCTGCGGGATCCGCTGGAGCGGATCGTGTCGGCGGTCACGGCGGTGCTGGACCGCTGCCCGCCCGAGTTGTCCCACGACATCCTGGAGCGCGGGGTGACGCTCACCGGGGACGGTTCGCGGCTGCACGGCTTGGACCTGCTGCTCCAGGAGGCGACCGGGACGCCGGTACGCATCGCCCAGGACCCGGGGACGGCGGCGGTGCGGGGTGCCGGCCGCTGCGTCGAGGAGCCGTCGCTGCGGCATCTGCTGGAGGCGGCCCCGGCGCGCTGAGCGGGGGCTTCGCCCGCACTGAGCGGGGGCTTCCGGGGCGGGGGCTTCCGAGGCGGGGCGCGGGGCAGGTGCCCCTGGGGAGGGGGTCCTCAGGCGGTCCCTCAGGCGGTCGGAAGGGCGGCGGTCACAGTGGCGCAGAGCGGCGGTGAGGGCGGGGCCGGCTGGACGGTGGGGGTGGAGGAGGAGTTCCTGCTGGTCGACCCGGACACCCGGTGCGGGGTGCCGCTGGCGGCGGCCGTACTGGAGCGGGCCGGCGGACTGCCCGCGCCGGCCGGGGACGCCGCCGTCCACCTGGAGCTGCTGGCCAGCCAGGTGGAGTCAGCGACGGGGGTGTGCACCCGGCTGGACGAGCTGGCGCGGCAGCTCACCGCCGGGCGGCGGCGGCTCGCGGAGGCCGCCCGCGCCGAGGGCGCCCGGCTGGTGTCCAGCGGCACACCGGTGCTGCACGGTCCCGTCGAGGTGGCCCCGGGCGGCCGGTTCCGCCGGATCGCGGACGCCTACGCCGGGGTGATGTCCGACTACCAGTCCTGCGGGTGCCACGTCCATGTCGGCGTACCCGACCGGGACACCGCCGTCGCGGTGGTCAACCATCTGCGCCCCTGGCTGCCGACGCTGCTGGCGCTCTCCGTGAACTCCCCGTACGACCGGGGCCGGGAGTCGGGCTGCGCCAGCTGGCGGGCGGTGGAGCAGTCCCGGTTCCCCGGGGGCGGCGTGCCGCCGTGGTTCCCGTCCGCCGCCGCGTACGACGCCGCGCTGGACCGCCTGGTCGAGTGCGGGGTGCTGATGGACCGGGCCATGACGTTCTGGCTGGCCCGGCCCTCCTCGCATCTGCCCACGGTGGAGATACGGGCCGCCGACGCCGCGATCGGCGTACCCGAGGCCGTCCTCCAGGCCGCCCTCAGCCGGGCGCTGGTGCGTACCGCGCTGGCGGAGCTGGCGGTGGGCCGCGAGGCGCCGCCCCCGGGCGGCGCGGACGGGCAGCTCTCCGCCGCCGCGCTCTGGGCGGCTGCCCGGCACGGTCTCTCCGGTCCGGGCGTCGACCCGCTGCTGGCCCGGCAGGTACCGGCCCCTCGGCTGGTGGAACGGCTGCTGGACCTGGTCGCGCCGGAGCTGGAGGAGACCGGCGACCTGGCCGCCGCGCGGGCTGCTGCGGCGCGGCTGCTGCGGGTGGGCACCGGTGCGGTACGGCAGTGCCGTGCGGGCGGGGCGGGTCCGGCGGCGGTGGTGGACATGCTGATCGAGGAGACGTCGGGGTCGTAGGGGGTGTCGGGGGTGTCGGGGGTGTCGGCGGACTCGGGATGGGCCGTGGGTTCCGGGGCAGGAGCGCAGCAGGAAGCGTGATCCACGGCGCCGTTGGCGCCTCCTCGACGGACCGAGCGGAGTTCTTGCCATGGTTACGACGCTCTCCGGTCCGGGTACCGGGCAGCCGCTGCTCGGGCCCGCCCTGCCGGAGCCCCGCGGGCCGCTCTCGGCGGCAGTCGTCGCCGCACTTGCCCGGCCGCCGTCACCACCTCGCTCGGTGGGCGCGGCGGCACTGCCCATCGCACGGGCGGAGCGGGCCGAGCCCTATGGCGAGGATCTGCAACTGGCGCTGTACACCTGCTACGAGCTGCACTACCGGGGCTTCGGCGGAGTGGACGGCGGGTGGGAGTGGGATCCGGAGCTGCTGCGGCTGCGCGGCGCCCTTGAGCGGGTGTTCGGCTCGGCGGTGCGCGCGGATGCGGGGGGCGGCGATCTGGAGGCTGAGCTGGACGCACTGCTGGTGGAGCCGGTCGACGGGGTCGGCGTCTCGCACCACCTCAGGGATGTGGGCCAGTGGTGGCAGATGCGGGAGTACTTCGCCCACCGCTCGGTCTACCAGCTCAAGGAGGCCGACCCGCACGCCTGGGCGATCCCCCGGCTGACCGGTCAGGCGAAGGCCGCGCTGGTCGCGGTGGAGTTCGACGAGTTCGGCGGCGGCCGGGGCGAGCGGGTGCATGCGCAGCTCTATGCCGACCTGCTCGCCGGGGCGGGCCTGGACAGCGGCTACGGCCACTACCTGGACGCCGTACCCGCCGTGACGCTGGCGACGGTGAACCTGATGTCGCTGCTCGGGCTGCACCGGTCGCTGCGGGGCGCCCTGGTCGGGCACTTCGCCGCCGCCGAGATCACCACCGCGCCCAGCGCCCGGCGGATGGTCCGCGCCCTGGAGCGGCTGGGGGCCGATGAGGCGTGCGTCCGATTCTATGCCGAGCACATCGTGGCGGACGCGGTGCACGAGCAGGTGATGCGGCGCGAGGTGATCGGCGATCTGCTGGAGCGCGAGCCGGAGTTGACGGACGACGTCGTCTTCGGCATCCGGGCCACGCTGCTGCTGGAGGGGCGGCTGGGTGAGCATCTGCTGGACGCGTGGGGGGCGGGCCGTTCCTCGCTGCGCCGGGCGCTGCCTGGCGGGTGACGAGGGTCAGTCGGCGGGGGTGGGCGGGTTGGTGGGGGTGGCGGGGGTGGCGGGGGTGCGGCGGCGGTGGCTGGTGTCGCACCAGGGGTAGGCGTGGCTGCGGCGGCAGGCGCAGAGGGCGACCAGGAAGCGGTCGGAGCGCACGGTACGGCCGTTCTCCAGCACCACTTCGACCGGGCCCTCGATCAGGATCGGGCCGTCGGGGACCACGGTGACCCGGGTCGGTCTCCCCTGGCGGCTGGGCGTGGGGTCGGTGGGTGGCGTGGGGTCGGTGGACGGGTCAGGGGCGGCAGGGTCGGTCGGCACGGATGACCACCAGTTCCTCGTGTCGCTGTCCGGCGCCGATCACGCCGTGGCGCTCCAGTGCGGCCGCCCGCGCCCGCATCACCGGGCCGAACGGCTCCGGCCCACGGTCGACGACGGCCGCCTTGAGACCGGCGGCGCGGAGGGCGGCCAGGGTGGTGTGCACCCCGCAGAGCTCGGAGTGCACCAGGAGCAGCAGTCCGCCGGGCGCCAGCAGGCGGGGTGCCTCGGCGCAGACCCGGTCCAGCAGGGCGCGGCCGTCGGCCCCCGCGTCCCAGGCCCGGGCCCTGCTGTGCGGGGCTGGCCCGGACGCCCCCGCCCGGATCACATACGGTGGGTTGGCCAGTACCGCGTCGAAGGTCTCACCCGCGACGGGTTCGGCGAGGTCGCCGAGCAGCACCCGCAGCGGTACCCGGTGCACGGCCGCATTGAGCCTGGCCGTCAGGACCGCGCGGCGCGAGACGTCGACCGCCGTGGCGTTCGCCCCGGCGCGGGCCGCCGCGAGCGCCAGGGCGCCGGTGCCGGTGCAGAGGTCCAGCACCCGGGCACCGTACGGGAGGCCCGCCCGGCGCAGGGCCCGGGCCAGCATGCGTGTGTCTCCCTGGGGTCGGTAGACGCCCGGGGGCCTCAGCAGCAACACGGGTCACGCCTACCTCGGAAGTCGCCGGGCAAACCGGAGGCTCAGGGAGCTGCGGCCGGGTTTGCCCGCGCACACGCTGGAAACCCGGCGCAGTAGGGGGATGCGTACGGAAGGGCGAAGGAGGCTGACCATGGCCGGATCCCAGGTGTACGAACCGATCACCGACCGGCGGGCGACCATCCGCAGAGCCGATGGGGCCTCGGTGGGCGAGTTGGTCGGCGACCTCGGCCGGGACATGTCGCTGCTGATCCACCAGGAGATCGCGCTGGCCCGGATGGAGGTCAAGGAAGAGGCGGCCAAGGCCGGCAAGGGGGCGGGCATGCTCGGCGGCGCCGGGTACGCCGGACACCTGCTGGTGCTCTTCGGCAGCCTCGCCGGTGTCTTCGGCCTGGCCCACGTCATGGACCTTGCCTGGGCCGCCCTGGTGGTCACGGGCGTGTGGGCGGTGATCGCCGGAGTG is part of the Peterkaempfera bronchialis genome and encodes:
- a CDS encoding rhomboid family intramembrane serine protease is translated as MVIPVHDVNPVRRTPWVTYALIVLNVVVFLRTPGVVSTPLGRGSLGELCRLEAFTDRWGAVPRELIHDRLPALVPTGGTAVGPQGPGCILGPPGYDKSPPLSVLTAMFVHGSWLHLLGNMLFLWIFGNNIEDRLGRVRYLLFYLLCGYAAGYGFALLDPSSGTPLIGASGAIAGVLGAYLVLYPRARVWSLVPFLFFIPLRLPAWAVLGLWFVLQAFYSAGYGVGNAGGVAYVAHVIGFALGALIAVPLRPGTRQPPEPPPRVRPGPWQLR
- the mreB gene encoding rod shape-determining protein, giving the protein MGLLTRDIALDLGTAATRIYNAHSGVTVNEPSAVAVNTTTGRILAIGAEAGRMCGRTPAHVKVIRPMRAGNIDDFEVAGRMLHHLLLLAGHRGPGRTQAVVCAPSDTTGVGRRAVLDACRVVGVGRVRLIPKPVAAALGAGLPVQEATGTLIVDVGAGTTEIAVLCLSGVVAARSVPVSGDALDEALQHHLRKRYQLDIGRHTAEQLKRGLAEAAGEGRTLPVRGRDAASGLPVTLALEIEEVRAALRDPLERIVSAVTAVLDRCPPELSHDILERGVTLTGDGSRLHGLDLLLQEATGTPVRIAQDPGTAAVRGAGRCVEEPSLRHLLEAAPAR
- a CDS encoding iron-containing redox enzyme family protein: MVTTLSGPGTGQPLLGPALPEPRGPLSAAVVAALARPPSPPRSVGAAALPIARAERAEPYGEDLQLALYTCYELHYRGFGGVDGGWEWDPELLRLRGALERVFGSAVRADAGGGDLEAELDALLVEPVDGVGVSHHLRDVGQWWQMREYFAHRSVYQLKEADPHAWAIPRLTGQAKAALVAVEFDEFGGGRGERVHAQLYADLLAGAGLDSGYGHYLDAVPAVTLATVNLMSLLGLHRSLRGALVGHFAAAEITTAPSARRMVRALERLGADEACVRFYAEHIVADAVHEQVMRREVIGDLLEREPELTDDVVFGIRATLLLEGRLGEHLLDAWGAGRSSLRRALPGG
- a CDS encoding VOC family protein, producing MAEHVWRSLPGTPCWVSLTAQSLETACAFYGALLGWEFRDSRQGRLGPYLEATVEGSPVAGIGSMVQNVGFPVSWMVYFGAVSADAAAQSVRESGGTVAVGPLRFQDGRAAMAADPAGASFGIWQGDKTPGWRMRRSRGVPAWIELQTRDAFAAAVFYGEVFGWGADPEGRSDVAWEHDRVVLRVDGHPVAGLCGGAVEAAPDPRIRPRWDVFFAVPDVDEAARQATGLGGEVAGPPTDTPYGRVAALRDSEGGLFRIADLRAPDVAPGTAPRPYP
- a CDS encoding CDGSH iron-sulfur domain-containing protein, coding for MPTDPAAPDPSTDPTPPTDPTPSRQGRPTRVTVVPDGPILIEGPVEVVLENGRTVRSDRFLVALCACRRSHAYPWCDTSHRRRTPATPATPTNPPTPAD
- a CDS encoding HemK2/MTQ2 family protein methyltransferase, translating into MLLLRPPGVYRPQGDTRMLARALRRAGLPYGARVLDLCTGTGALALAAARAGANATAVDVSRRAVLTARLNAAVHRVPLRVLLGDLAEPVAGETFDAVLANPPYVIRAGASGPAPHSRARAWDAGADGRALLDRVCAEAPRLLAPGGLLLLVHSELCGVHTTLAALRAAGLKAAVVDRGPEPFGPVMRARAAALERHGVIGAGQRHEELVVIRADRPCRP
- a CDS encoding SAM-dependent methyltransferase, encoding MADSASEVDQSKPSIARVYDYLLGGKDNFAADRVIGDHFKVELPGSVAIAYTNRAVLTRAVRDIALTTGIRQFIDMGSGLPTADNVHQVAQRHHPGSRVVYVDNDPIVLAHGRALLEENEYTCVIQADVREPEAIRNHPDTVDLIDFEQPVAVILSAILHHVNDEEDPGAIVRYWREQVPSGSHFFISHFRSGGNPETAEAEAMLQGTFGRGRWRTDEEIHALFDGLEILDPGVATCMAWRPDPTDGLSHIGAAHREPTVWEQLIVAGLARKP
- a CDS encoding phage holin family protein — its product is MAGSQVYEPITDRRATIRRADGASVGELVGDLGRDMSLLIHQEIALARMEVKEEAAKAGKGAGMLGGAGYAGHLLVLFGSLAGVFGLAHVMDLAWAALVVTGVWAVIAGVLFLNGRRKLRAVHPKPQQTVETLKEDAQWARHPRS
- a CDS encoding carboxylate-amine ligase, producing the protein MAQSGGEGGAGWTVGVEEEFLLVDPDTRCGVPLAAAVLERAGGLPAPAGDAAVHLELLASQVESATGVCTRLDELARQLTAGRRRLAEAARAEGARLVSSGTPVLHGPVEVAPGGRFRRIADAYAGVMSDYQSCGCHVHVGVPDRDTAVAVVNHLRPWLPTLLALSVNSPYDRGRESGCASWRAVEQSRFPGGGVPPWFPSAAAYDAALDRLVECGVLMDRAMTFWLARPSSHLPTVEIRAADAAIGVPEAVLQAALSRALVRTALAELAVGREAPPPGGADGQLSAAALWAAARHGLSGPGVDPLLARQVPAPRLVERLLDLVAPELEETGDLAAARAAAARLLRVGTGAVRQCRAGGAGPAAVVDMLIEETSGS